The Alnus glutinosa chromosome 7, dhAlnGlut1.1, whole genome shotgun sequence genome includes a region encoding these proteins:
- the LOC133872481 gene encoding uncharacterized protein LOC133872481 isoform X2, with the protein MEMELFLSEILRTRTFCHMPQHRLKIVEELKNDGKEKVVCVECNKPVILVLAFKCTACPFFCHVSCFGETERFKSTFLFHFGSRHDELMLTEEQKIDGEEGVVCVVCKEKVEAGPRYKCSASECNFQLHKLCAQLPREMHHRSHPNHILILQWPMRDSSNSNCNACGNRCGERLFYKCEECDFIIDITCATDTHLNNIDDYQHIFVPIFKKIHFTCQACGQEGMDFASSCTICELLIHSRCVGFPRTMIISRHDHALSLIYSLHHQVKDFNNVFCKLCGQKVNTQYAAFSCQECDFVAHLYCAKACRSESLPENSVDVVEKINPEETHTSSTHARPPLMCTLCWWIILLQCLRPSSSWIHL; encoded by the exons atggagatggaaCTTTTTCTAAGTGAAATCTTGAGAACAAGAACGTTCTGCCACATGCCTCAGCATCGATTGAAGATCGTAGAAGAGCTGAAAAATGACGGCAAGGAGAAAGTTGTTTGTGTGGAGTGCAACAAACCGGTCATACTGGTTCTCGCTTTCAAATGCACGGCCTGCCCATTCTTCTGTCATGTGTCATGCTTCGGAGAAACTGAGCGATTCAAGTcaacatttctttttcatttcggTAGTAGGCATGATGAGTTGATGTTGACAGAAGAGCAGAAAATTGATGGCGAGGAGGGAGTTGTTTGTGTGGTGTGCAAGGAGAAAGTAGAGGCGGGTCCCAGATACAAATGCTCCGCCTCTGAATGCAACTTCCAGCTTCACAAATTATGCGCCCAGCTGCCCCGGGAGATGCACCACCGCTCGCACCCAAATCACATCCTTATTCTTCAGTGGCCAATGCGAGATTCCAGTAATAGTAATTGTAACGCTTGCGGTAACAGGTGCGGTGAACGCCTCTTTTACAAGTGCGAGGAGTGCGATTTTATAATTGACATCACATGTGCTACCGACACGCACCTCAATAATATTGACGACTACCAACACATATTCGTTCCCATCTTTAAGAAGATCCACTTCACTTGTCAAGCTTGTGGTCAGGAAGGCATGGACTTCGCCTCCTCATGCACCATCTGTGAACTCTTGATTCACTCCAGATGTGTTGGATTTCCACGCACTATGATAATTTCAAGACACGATCACGCCCTCTCTCTTATTTATTCCCTTCATCATCAAGTCAAGGACTTTAACAACGTATTTTGTAAATTATGTGGTCAAAAGGTGAATACACAATATGCAGCCTTTTCTTGTCAGGAATGTGATTTTGTAGCACATTTGTACTGTGCAAAAGCATGTAGAAGCGAGTCGCTGCCTGAAAATTCTGTAGATGTTGTGGAGAAGATCAACCCAG AAGAAACACATACTTCATCAACACACGCTCGCCCTCCTCTCATGTGCACCTTATGCTGGTGGATTATTCTCTTGCAATGCTTGCGGCCGTCTTCGTCATGGATTCACCTATAG
- the LOC133872481 gene encoding uncharacterized protein LOC133872481 isoform X1, giving the protein MEMELFLSEILRTRTFCHMPQHRLKIVEELKNDGKEKVVCVECNKPVILVLAFKCTACPFFCHVSCFGETERFKSTFLFHFGSRHDELMLTEEQKIDGEEGVVCVVCKEKVEAGPRYKCSASECNFQLHKLCAQLPREMHHRSHPNHILILQWPMRDSSNSNCNACGNRCGERLFYKCEECDFIIDITCATDTHLNNIDDYQHIFVPIFKKIHFTCQACGQEGMDFASSCTICELLIHSRCVGFPRTMIISRHDHALSLIYSLHHQVKDFNNVFCKLCGQKVNTQYAAFSCQECDFVAHLYCAKACRSESLPENSVDVVEKINPGEIQQYFIHPHNLILSHDQELLHDKLCDGCMHFIISVPFYNCTQCNFFLHTTCAQLPKQKKHILHQHTLALLSCAPYAGGLFSCNACGRLRHGFTYRCDTCHFDMDVQCCSVPKTLGHEGHQHSLFLPLGTDTMNTFLYSPTLLKTIPKNIIV; this is encoded by the exons atggagatggaaCTTTTTCTAAGTGAAATCTTGAGAACAAGAACGTTCTGCCACATGCCTCAGCATCGATTGAAGATCGTAGAAGAGCTGAAAAATGACGGCAAGGAGAAAGTTGTTTGTGTGGAGTGCAACAAACCGGTCATACTGGTTCTCGCTTTCAAATGCACGGCCTGCCCATTCTTCTGTCATGTGTCATGCTTCGGAGAAACTGAGCGATTCAAGTcaacatttctttttcatttcggTAGTAGGCATGATGAGTTGATGTTGACAGAAGAGCAGAAAATTGATGGCGAGGAGGGAGTTGTTTGTGTGGTGTGCAAGGAGAAAGTAGAGGCGGGTCCCAGATACAAATGCTCCGCCTCTGAATGCAACTTCCAGCTTCACAAATTATGCGCCCAGCTGCCCCGGGAGATGCACCACCGCTCGCACCCAAATCACATCCTTATTCTTCAGTGGCCAATGCGAGATTCCAGTAATAGTAATTGTAACGCTTGCGGTAACAGGTGCGGTGAACGCCTCTTTTACAAGTGCGAGGAGTGCGATTTTATAATTGACATCACATGTGCTACCGACACGCACCTCAATAATATTGACGACTACCAACACATATTCGTTCCCATCTTTAAGAAGATCCACTTCACTTGTCAAGCTTGTGGTCAGGAAGGCATGGACTTCGCCTCCTCATGCACCATCTGTGAACTCTTGATTCACTCCAGATGTGTTGGATTTCCACGCACTATGATAATTTCAAGACACGATCACGCCCTCTCTCTTATTTATTCCCTTCATCATCAAGTCAAGGACTTTAACAACGTATTTTGTAAATTATGTGGTCAAAAGGTGAATACACAATATGCAGCCTTTTCTTGTCAGGAATGTGATTTTGTAGCACATTTGTACTGTGCAAAAGCATGTAGAAGCGAGTCGCTGCCTGAAAATTCTGTAGATGTTGTGGAGAAGATCAACCCAGGTGAGATACAACAGTATTTTATCCATCCACATAATTTAATTCTTAGCCATGATCAAGAACTCCTGCATGATAAGCTGTGTGATGGTTGTATGCATTTTATAATCTCGGTCCCGTTCTACAACTGTACGCAATGTAACTTTTTTCTTCACACTACATGCGCTCAACTACCAAAACAGAAGAAACACATACTTCATCAACACACGCTCGCCCTCCTCTCATGTGCACCTTATGCTGGTGGATTATTCTCTTGCAATGCTTGCGGCCGTCTTCGTCATGGATTCACCTATAGATGTGACACGTGCCATTTTGATATGGATGTTCAATGTTGTTCAGTTCCAAAAACCTTGGGACATGAAGGTCACCAACACTCACTCTTCCTTCCC CTAGGCACAGATACGATGAACACCTTCTTGTACTCACCTACGCTGCTAAAGACAATTCCGAAGAACATTATTGTCtga